From the candidate division WOR-3 bacterium genome, one window contains:
- the efp gene encoding elongation factor P: MPTITDITKGLIIKFENSIYEVLDFLHVKPGKGHAFVRTKMRNLRDGTIITKSLKNGDYFEIIPAEEREVQFLYKSGKEYFFMDLETYEQFPISEEIIGENKFYLKEELNCKIRIAKNEILGVIIPNFVTLKIVSTEPGVRGNTVQGGSKPALLETGLKIKVPLFLKEGEEIVVDTRTGEYIERKQ; this comes from the coding sequence TTCTATATATGAGGTTTTGGATTTCCTCCATGTTAAACCTGGGAAAGGTCATGCTTTTGTGAGAACAAAAATGAGAAATTTAAGAGATGGAACTATAATTACAAAAAGTTTAAAAAATGGGGATTATTTTGAAATTATACCGGCAGAGGAAAGAGAAGTGCAGTTCTTATATAAGAGTGGAAAAGAGTATTTTTTTATGGATCTTGAGACCTATGAGCAATTTCCTATTAGTGAAGAAATAATAGGTGAGAATAAATTTTATTTGAAGGAAGAGTTGAATTGTAAAATTAGAATTGCAAAAAATGAAATTTTAGGTGTAATTATTCCAAACTTTGTTACCCTTAAGATTGTATCTACAGAACCAGGGGTGAGGGGTAATACAGTTCAGGGCGGTTCAAAGCCAGCTCTTCTTGAGACAGGACTTAAGATTAAAGTTCCCCTATTTCTTAAGGAAGGAGAGGAAATCGTTGTTGATACAAGAACGGGAGAATATATAGAGAGAAAACAATAA
- a CDS encoding cyclic nucleotide-binding domain-containing protein: MEKVNESIGYERELKKGEVLFKEGDTGEEMYLIRSGKIRIVKEIEGKSKTLAIIGEGEFFGEMALLDKSPRSASAIAETDVKLIIVDREAFLNSVNKNPFIKYIIETLTNRLRKTNNMLKYFSVPNEKMRVLLFIKDRLSRNEPPDMDTGLDAEGREIAEVTGVSLDKVKEYLEELKEYNIAELGSTITIKSPEKLKKYEEYIALQEEFKRE; the protein is encoded by the coding sequence ATGGAGAAGGTTAATGAGAGTATTGGATATGAAAGAGAATTGAAAAAGGGAGAGGTTTTATTTAAAGAAGGGGATACGGGAGAAGAGATGTATCTTATTAGGTCCGGGAAGATAAGGATTGTGAAGGAGATAGAGGGAAAAAGTAAAACACTTGCTATTATAGGCGAAGGGGAGTTTTTTGGAGAAATGGCTCTCTTGGATAAGAGTCCACGTTCTGCTTCTGCAATTGCTGAAACAGATGTAAAGCTTATTATAGTAGATAGAGAAGCTTTTTTAAATTCGGTTAATAAAAATCCTTTTATAAAATATATTATAGAAACTTTAACTAACCGATTGAGAAAAACAAACAATATGTTAAAGTATTTCTCGGTTCCAAACGAGAAGATGAGGGTGCTTTTATTTATTAAGGATAGATTGAGTAGGAATGAACCCCCAGATATGGATACAGGGTTAGATGCTGAGGGGCGAGAAATAGCAGAAGTTACTGGAGTTTCTTTGGATAAAGTAAAGGAGTATTTGGAAGAACTAAAAGAATACAATATTGCTGAATTAGGATCAACAATTACAATAAAATCTCCTGAAAAACTTAAAAAATACGAAGAGTATATTGCGCTTCAAGAGGAATTTAAAAGAGAGTAA
- a CDS encoding nucleoside transporter C-terminal domain-containing protein produces the protein MDKYNFISFVGIFILLGFAWLFSRDKKNMNWKVIFWGIGIQFIFAFFIFVFPPGSKIFLLLNNLVVKILSSSTKGAEFIFGRLALPPGEMNETGEQSLGFFLAFQAFPTIIFFSALISILYYFNIMQWILKGFAYVFTKLMRLSGAESLCTASNIFVGIESVLTIKPHLKEMTQSELCTILTAGMATVASNVLAIYIFSLKEQFPSIAAHLISASILSAPSALVASKIIFPEKESPKTLGEYVDVYYEKESSFFEAIINGANSGVKLIVGIVALLIAVLGLVSLVDLFIGGLGNKINALFGINIDWSIKGFLGYIFYPFTLILGVPPSDALIISKIIGERAILTEVPAYQHLSIAISSGLIKNPRSIVIATYALCGFAHLASMAIFVGGIATLIPEKRKILAKLGPKALLGATIACLLTACVAGTFFTKNSILIR, from the coding sequence ATGGATAAATATAATTTTATTAGTTTTGTAGGGATTTTCATTTTATTAGGTTTTGCTTGGCTTTTTTCTAGAGATAAAAAGAATATGAATTGGAAGGTTATTTTTTGGGGTATAGGTATTCAATTTATTTTTGCCTTTTTTATTTTTGTTTTTCCTCCTGGTAGTAAAATATTTCTCCTTCTGAATAATTTAGTGGTTAAAATCTTAAGTTCATCTACTAAAGGAGCAGAATTTATTTTTGGAAGATTAGCTCTTCCTCCAGGAGAAATGAATGAAACTGGTGAACAATCTTTAGGTTTTTTTCTTGCTTTTCAGGCATTTCCAACAATAATATTCTTCTCTGCTCTTATTTCTATTCTTTATTACTTTAACATTATGCAGTGGATTTTAAAAGGTTTTGCCTATGTTTTTACAAAATTGATGAGGCTTTCTGGAGCTGAATCTTTATGCACTGCAAGTAACATTTTTGTTGGGATTGAGTCTGTTTTAACTATTAAACCTCATCTAAAAGAAATGACACAATCAGAATTATGCACAATTCTTACGGCAGGGATGGCAACAGTGGCTTCGAATGTTCTTGCTATTTATATCTTTAGCTTGAAAGAACAATTTCCATCTATTGCTGCGCATCTTATTTCAGCTTCTATTCTCTCTGCACCCAGCGCTCTTGTAGCTTCAAAGATTATTTTCCCGGAAAAAGAATCTCCAAAGACACTTGGGGAATATGTTGATGTATATTATGAGAAAGAATCAAGCTTCTTTGAAGCAATAATAAATGGAGCAAATAGTGGAGTAAAATTAATTGTAGGCATTGTTGCTTTACTAATAGCTGTTTTAGGTCTTGTCTCTTTGGTGGATTTATTTATTGGAGGACTTGGTAATAAGATAAATGCTCTTTTTGGCATTAATATTGATTGGAGTATTAAGGGGTTTCTTGGATATATTTTTTATCCTTTTACATTGATACTTGGCGTTCCTCCTTCAGATGCTTTAATAATATCTAAGATTATTGGAGAAAGGGCAATCCTTACAGAAGTTCCTGCATACCAACATTTATCTATAGCTATCTCTTCCGGGTTGATTAAGAACCCCCGTTCTATAGTAATTGCAACTTATGCACTTTGTGGATTCGCCCATCTTGCTTCTATGGCGATTTTCGTTGGAGGAATTGCTACTTTGATCCCGGAGAAAAGAAAAATTCTTGCAAAACTTGGACCTAAGGCTCTTCTTGGAGCTACTATAGCTTGTTTACTTACTGCTTGTGTAGCCGGAACATTTTTTACTAAAAATTCAATTCTAATTAGGTGA